The Streptomyces sp. V4I8 genome includes the window GTCATCGGCTTGACCCCGGCGAGCTTGTCGACGAACAGCCGGTAGCCCTTGTCGGTCGGGATACGCCCGGCGCTGGTGTGCGGCTGGGCGATGTAGCCCTCGTCCTCCAGGGCCGCCATGTCGTTGCGGACGGTCGCCGGGGAGACGCCGAGGCTGTGCCGTTCGGTCAGGGCCTTGGACCCGACCGGCTCCTCGGTCCCGACATAGTCCTGGACGATGGCACGCAACACCTGAAGCCTGCGTTCACTCAGCAATCGCGCACACCTCCAGAAGTCGTCCCCTTGGCGTCTCGCCTGGCACTCTGCGCTGGTGAGTGCCAACCGTCCCCGGCCAGTGTACGGCGGTGGGGTACGCCCCGGGCAAGGCCGGTCCAGCACCACCGTGCCCGACGGTGGTGTCGTTTAGCGTCGCGGTATGACGGTGACTTGGGAAGAACTGGGGTGGGAGCGGCTGGCGGCCGGCGTCGGACGGTGCCGGCTTCCGGGCTGGGACTGCACGGTGGGGCTGGTCGTCGGGGACGGCGTCGCGCTGCTCGTCGACGCCGGGTCGAGCCTCGGGGAAGGCGGGCGGTTGCGTACGCAGGCGCAGCGGCTCGCCGGTCACCGTGTGACTCATCTCGCGCTTACCCATCCCCATTTCGATCATGTCTTCGGGGCTGCGGCGTTCGCGGGGGCGGAGGTTTACGGCCCGGTGGGCATGGACGCCGTCTTCGCCTACGAGCGCGAGGAGCTGCGGGCGGACGCGGTGCGCAACGGCCTGGACCCGGCCTCGGCGGAGGAGGCCGTGGACGCGCTGGTCCACCCGCGCCACCTCGTGAGCGGCGAGTGGACGCTCGGCCTGGACGGCGGCCGTCAGGTCCTCCTGGCGAACGTGGGCCCGGCCCACACGGCCCACGATCTCGTCGTGCTGGTGCCGGGCGAGGCCCCCGGTGAGCGGGAGGTCGTCTTCTGCGGCGACCTGGTGGAGGAGTCCGGCGAGCCCCAGGCGGGCCCCGACGCCGTACCCGCCCAGTGGCCGGCCGCCCTGGACCGCCTCCTCGACCTGGGCGGCGAGGACGCACTGTACGTACCCGGTCACGGAGCGGTGGTGGACGCCGAGTTCGTACGACGTCAGCGCGACGCGTTGGCCGCCCGCTTCGGCGTGTCGGGCTGATCCACGGGACGCGCGGGCCGGGCTTCTCCTATCGTCATCCGAATGCGCCAGTACTCCCCGGACCTGACCCCGCCCTGGAAGAAGCCCAGGCCCGTCCCCGAGGTCCCGGCGGACCCGGGCCTGGTGGTGGAGGAGCCGGGCACGGGCTTCTGCGGCGCGGTGATCCGCTGCGAGGCGGGCACGGTGACCCTGGAGGACCGCTTCGGCAAGCACCGGGTGTTCCCGCTGGAGCCGCGGGGGTTCCTGCTGGAGGGCAAGGTGGTCACCCTGGTCCGCCCGTCCGCCTCGGCTCCCGTGCGCCCCACCCGTACGGCTTCCGGTTCGGTCGCCGTGCCCGGCGCCCGCGCACGCGTGGCCCGCGCCGGCCGTATCTACGTCGAGGGCCGCCACGACGCCGAACTGGTCGAGAAGGTCTGGGGCGACGACCTGCGCATCGAGGGCGTGGTCGTGGAGTACCTGGAGGGCGTCGACGACCTGCCGTCGATCGTGGCCGAATTCGCACCGGGGCCGGACGCGCGGCTCGGGGTCCTGGTGGACCACTTGGTGCCGGGCACGCAATGCCGTTGTTT containing:
- a CDS encoding MBL fold metallo-hydrolase is translated as MTVTWEELGWERLAAGVGRCRLPGWDCTVGLVVGDGVALLVDAGSSLGEGGRLRTQAQRLAGHRVTHLALTHPHFDHVFGAAAFAGAEVYGPVGMDAVFAYEREELRADAVRNGLDPASAEEAVDALVHPRHLVSGEWTLGLDGGRQVLLANVGPAHTAHDLVVLVPGEAPGEREVVFCGDLVEESGEPQAGPDAVPAQWPAALDRLLDLGGEDALYVPGHGAVVDAEFVRRQRDALAARFGVSG